A window of the Lactuca sativa cultivar Salinas chromosome 5, Lsat_Salinas_v11, whole genome shotgun sequence genome harbors these coding sequences:
- the LOC111912726 gene encoding pentatricopeptide repeat-containing protein At2g30100, chloroplastic: MASISGLASFMNCISVNRNPNRLIPQVYGSFTVNSCNRVSITNRNPIHIGKLREPRFYKAVELDTFVTSDDEDEMSEGFFEAIEELERMTREPSDVLEEMNSKLSARELQLVLVYFSQEGRDSWCALEVFEWLKKENKVDEETMELMVSLMCGWVKKLIEGKHEAEDVIALLVDMECVGLKPNFSMIEKVISLYWDMGEKDKGVLFVKQVLKRGFGYENDDNQGRKGGPTGYLAWKMMEDGNYTDAIKLVINIKESGLKPEVYSYLIAMTAVVKELNEFGKALRKLKAFTKSGLSSDLDTHDTQLIQNYQTTLLEDGVRLSNWVIEEGGPSFHGVVYERLLAMYICAGRGVEAEGQLWKMKLVGKEADGNLYDIVLAICASQKEINAISRLLTRMEVTSLLNKKKSLTWLLRGYIKGSHYVDAAEVVNKMLNLGVYPEFLDRAAILQGLRKRINQKGILESYFKLCKRLSDAGLTGPCLIYMYIKKYNLWVIKML; encoded by the exons ATGGCTTCTATTTCCGGACTTGCTTCTTTTATGAATTGTATTTCTGTTAATAGAAACCCTAATCGTTTAATTCCCCAAGTTTACGGAAGCTTTACTGTTAATTCCTGCAATAGGGTTTCGATTACAAACAGAAACCCTATCCATATTGGGAAATTACGTGAACCTAGGTTTTATAAAGCGGTGGAGTTGGATACGTTTGTAACTAGTGACGACGAAGACGAAATGAGTGAAGGTTTCTTCGAAGCAATTGAGGAATTGGAGAGGATGACAAGAGAGCCATCCGATGTTCTCGAAGAAATGAATTCCAAATTATCCGCTAGAGAACTACAACTCGTTTTGGTCTACTTTTCTCAAGAAGGAAGAGACTCATGGTGTGCTTTGGAAGTGTTTGAATGGCTGAAGAAAGAGAATAAAGTCGATGAGGAGACAATGGAGCTTATGGTTTCTTTGATGTGTGGTTGGGTTAAGAAACTGATAGAGGGGAAACATGAAGCTGAAGATGTGATTGCTCTTCTTGTGGATATGGAGTGCGTTGGGTTAAAACCTAATTTTAGTATGATTGAGAAGGTGATATCATTGTATTGGGACATGGGTGAGAAAGATAAAGGGGTTTTGTTTGTGAAACAGGTTTTAAAGAGAGGATTTGGTTATGAAAATGATGATAATCAAGGGCGTAAAGGAGGTCCTACAGGTTATCTTGCTTGGAAGATGATG GAAGATGGAAATTACACTGATGCAATTAAGCTAGTAATCAACATTAAAGAATCCGGTTTAAAACCAGAAGTTTATAGCTACTTAATTGCAATGACAGCTGTTGTAAAAGAgctaaatgaatttggaaaagcTTTACGCAAGTTAAAAGCCTTCACAAAATCCGGATTATCTTCCGATTTGGACACACACGACACACAACTCATACAAAATTACCAAACTACCCTTTTGGAAGACGGGGTGCGCTTATCCAATTGGGTAATCGAAGAGGGCGGGCCGTCATTTCACGGGGTTGTATACGAACGGCTTTTAGCCATGTACATATGTGCGGGGCGTGGGGTGGAGGCAGAAGGGCAATTATGGAAAATGAAATTAGTTGGAAAAGAAGCTGATGGGAATCTTTATGACATTGTGTTGGCTATATGTGCTTCTCAAAAGGAAATAAATGCAATTTCAAGATTGCTTACAAGAATGGAGGTGACTAGTTtgttaaacaaaaagaaaagtttAACATGGTTATTAAGGGGTTATATTAAAGGCTCTCATTATGTGGATGCTGCTGAAGTGGTGAATAAGATGCTTAATTTGGGGGTGTACCCTGAGTTTCTTGATAGGGCTGCTATTTTGCAAGGATTGAGAAAAAGAATTaatcaaaagggtattttggaaagTTATTTTAAGCTTTGCAAGAGGTTATCGGATGCAGGTTTGACTGGACcttgtcttatatatatgtatataaaaaaatacaacCTTTGGGTGATCAAAATGCTTTAA